The proteins below are encoded in one region of Silene latifolia isolate original U9 population chromosome 2, ASM4854445v1, whole genome shotgun sequence:
- the LOC141642781 gene encoding E3 ubiquitin-protein ligase WAV3-like isoform X2: MGSDKWKKAKQALGCILIPQTLEQNNDNINININGSVTPSERRRVSDAGVSLSSTSPSDVIRPPSPMTPTPSSQGLMRFSRTCSKSSSKKTCAICLNSMIPGQGLAIFTAECSHSFHFNCITSNVKHGNRVCPVCRAKWKEIPFQSRTPGPREKLRGNMPSWNRNDLSTEGNHLQASEPGIYDDDDFIEEQRRVREQSVDSTSDNQRIEIRTCPEVSAIPKSISYADFTVLIHLKAPIAGSQNSRAPVDLVTVLDVSGSMAGTKLALLKRAMGFVIQHLGPHDRLSVIAFSATARRLFPLRRMNDIGRHQALQAVNSLSSNGGTNIAEGLKKGAKVMLDRKCKNPVSSIILLSDGQDTYTVMGPGGAQSRTDYNSLLPSSIQQSLQIPVHTFGFGVDHDAVAMHSISEASGGTFSFIEVESVIQDAFAQCMGGLLSVVTQELLVSVECVHPTLELRSIEAGSYFVQLTDNARLGQINVGDLYAEEDKHFLATLNIPKASINEMPLLKVNCSYRDPLTNNPISLDEVVVKIDRPETQGPGPLVVSIEVDRQRNRLRAAEAMSEAKSVAEGGDLAGAILILERCREMLSASTSTQAGDPMTVGLGNELREIQERMCNRQIYEASGRAYVLSGLSSHSWQRATARGDTTSSTSLSQVYQTTMMADMITRSQTMVFGNVPSLPVAPPRSLSQRLSPRALAYNLPR, encoded by the exons ATGGGTAGTGATAAATGGAAGAAAGCAAAGCAAGCATTAGGATGCATACTAATCCCTCAAACACTTGAACAAAACAatgataatattaatattaatattaatggTAGCGTAACTCCAAGTGAGCGGCGTAGGGTTTCAGATGCAGGGGTTTCTCTCTCTTCCACCTCACCATCTGACGTCATCCGTCCACCTTCTCCCATGACTCCTACTCCTTCATCTCAAGGTCTCATGCGTTTCTCCAGGACTTGTTCTAAATCATCTTCCAAG AAGACTTGTGCTATATGCCTGAATAGTATGATCCCAGGCCAGGGCCTTGCTATATTTACCGCCGAGTGCTCACACTCCTTTCACTTTAATTGTATCACCTCTAATGTGAAGCACGGAAATCGTGTATGCCCAGTTTGTAGGGCAAAATGGAAAGAAATTCCTTTCCAAAGTCGGACCCCTGGCCCTCGTGAAAAGCTAAGAGGAAACATGCCGTCTTGGAACAGAAATGACCTTTCCACAGAAGGGAATCATTTGCAAGCTTCTGAGCCCGGGATCTATGATGATGACGACTTCATTGAGGAGCAAAGGCGGGTTAGAGAACAATCTGTGGATAGTACCTCAGACAACCAAAGGATTGAGATTAGGACATGCCCTGAAGTTTCTGCCATTCCCAAGTCAATTTCTTATGCTGACTTTACAGTTCTCATACATCTGAAAGCTCCCATCGCAGGATCTCAAAATTCTCGTGCGCCTGTCGATCTTGTAACTGTATTGGATGTAAGCGGCAGCATGGCAGGTACCAAGCTTGCGTTGCTTAAACGGGCTATGGGGTTTGTTATACAGCACCTTGGCCCACATGACCGTCTCTCGGTTATTGCATTTTCTGCTACAGCCCGCCGGTTGTTTCCCCTTCGCCGGATGAACGACATTGGACGGCATCAGGCACTCCAGGCTGTCAATTCTCTTTCCTCAAATGGGGGAACAAATATAGCTGAAGGTCTCAAAAAAGGTGCCAAGGTAATGTTGGACCGAAAGTGCAAGAACCCAGTTAGCAGTATCATTCTCTTATCCGATGGGCAGGACACATACACAGTAATGGGACCTGGTGGGGCCCAATCAAGGACAGATTACAACTCACTTCTTCCAAGTTCCATACAACAGAGTTTACAAATTCCAGTTCATACGTTTGGGTTTGGAGTAGACCATGATGCTGTTGCAATGCATTCAATCTCTGAAGCCTCCGGGGGAACATTTTCATTTATAGAGGTGGAGAGCGTGATTCAAGACGCATTTGCTCAGTGCATGGGAGGTCTACTCAGTGTGGTGACACAAGAACTTCTTGTGTCTGTGGAATGTGTTCACCCTACCCTGGAGCTGAGATCTATAGAAGCTGGAAGCTATTTCGTACAGCTTACAGACAATGCTAGATTAGGTCAGATTAATGTCGGGGATTTGTATGCTGAAGAAGATAAGCATTTCCTGGCCACTTTGAATATCCCCAAGGCATCAATCAATGAGATGCCGCTTCTGAAAGTAAACTGCTCCTATCGGGACCCACTTACAAATAATCCGATAAGTTTAGATGAAGTTGTGGTCAAGATTGACCGACCTGAGACACAGGGGCCTGGCCCACTTGTGGTTTCCATTGAGGTGGATAGGCAACGTAATAGGCTAAGAGCAGCGGAAGCTATGTCAGAAGCAAAATCTGTTGCTGAGGGTGGTGATCTAGCTGGCGCAATATTAATCCTCGAGAGATGTCGAGAGATGCTGTCAGCGAGCACGTCTACTCAAGCTGGGGATCCAATGACAGTAGGCCTAGGCAACGAGTTACGGGAGATTCAAGAGAGGATGTGTAATCGTCAGATATACGAGGCATCTGGAAGGGCATATGTTTTGTCGGGACTGAGTTCTCATTCTTGGCAGAGGGCAACCGCAAGAGGCGATACCACAAGCAGTACCAGTCTTTCTCAAGTTTATCAGACGACCATGATGGCTGATATGATCACTCGCTCACAGACAATGGTCTTTGGAAATGTGCCTTCTCTTCCTGTGGCGCCTCCTCGTTCACTTTCACAGCGTCTTAGTCCTCG agCCTTAGCTTATAACTTACCAAGGTGA
- the LOC141642781 gene encoding E3 ubiquitin-protein ligase WAV3-like isoform X1: protein MGSDKWKKAKQALGCILIPQTLEQNNDNINININGSVTPSERRRVSDAGVSLSSTSPSDVIRPPSPMTPTPSSQGLMRFSRTCSKSSSKQKTCAICLNSMIPGQGLAIFTAECSHSFHFNCITSNVKHGNRVCPVCRAKWKEIPFQSRTPGPREKLRGNMPSWNRNDLSTEGNHLQASEPGIYDDDDFIEEQRRVREQSVDSTSDNQRIEIRTCPEVSAIPKSISYADFTVLIHLKAPIAGSQNSRAPVDLVTVLDVSGSMAGTKLALLKRAMGFVIQHLGPHDRLSVIAFSATARRLFPLRRMNDIGRHQALQAVNSLSSNGGTNIAEGLKKGAKVMLDRKCKNPVSSIILLSDGQDTYTVMGPGGAQSRTDYNSLLPSSIQQSLQIPVHTFGFGVDHDAVAMHSISEASGGTFSFIEVESVIQDAFAQCMGGLLSVVTQELLVSVECVHPTLELRSIEAGSYFVQLTDNARLGQINVGDLYAEEDKHFLATLNIPKASINEMPLLKVNCSYRDPLTNNPISLDEVVVKIDRPETQGPGPLVVSIEVDRQRNRLRAAEAMSEAKSVAEGGDLAGAILILERCREMLSASTSTQAGDPMTVGLGNELREIQERMCNRQIYEASGRAYVLSGLSSHSWQRATARGDTTSSTSLSQVYQTTMMADMITRSQTMVFGNVPSLPVAPPRSLSQRLSPRALAYNLPR, encoded by the exons ATGGGTAGTGATAAATGGAAGAAAGCAAAGCAAGCATTAGGATGCATACTAATCCCTCAAACACTTGAACAAAACAatgataatattaatattaatattaatggTAGCGTAACTCCAAGTGAGCGGCGTAGGGTTTCAGATGCAGGGGTTTCTCTCTCTTCCACCTCACCATCTGACGTCATCCGTCCACCTTCTCCCATGACTCCTACTCCTTCATCTCAAGGTCTCATGCGTTTCTCCAGGACTTGTTCTAAATCATCTTCCAAG CAGAAGACTTGTGCTATATGCCTGAATAGTATGATCCCAGGCCAGGGCCTTGCTATATTTACCGCCGAGTGCTCACACTCCTTTCACTTTAATTGTATCACCTCTAATGTGAAGCACGGAAATCGTGTATGCCCAGTTTGTAGGGCAAAATGGAAAGAAATTCCTTTCCAAAGTCGGACCCCTGGCCCTCGTGAAAAGCTAAGAGGAAACATGCCGTCTTGGAACAGAAATGACCTTTCCACAGAAGGGAATCATTTGCAAGCTTCTGAGCCCGGGATCTATGATGATGACGACTTCATTGAGGAGCAAAGGCGGGTTAGAGAACAATCTGTGGATAGTACCTCAGACAACCAAAGGATTGAGATTAGGACATGCCCTGAAGTTTCTGCCATTCCCAAGTCAATTTCTTATGCTGACTTTACAGTTCTCATACATCTGAAAGCTCCCATCGCAGGATCTCAAAATTCTCGTGCGCCTGTCGATCTTGTAACTGTATTGGATGTAAGCGGCAGCATGGCAGGTACCAAGCTTGCGTTGCTTAAACGGGCTATGGGGTTTGTTATACAGCACCTTGGCCCACATGACCGTCTCTCGGTTATTGCATTTTCTGCTACAGCCCGCCGGTTGTTTCCCCTTCGCCGGATGAACGACATTGGACGGCATCAGGCACTCCAGGCTGTCAATTCTCTTTCCTCAAATGGGGGAACAAATATAGCTGAAGGTCTCAAAAAAGGTGCCAAGGTAATGTTGGACCGAAAGTGCAAGAACCCAGTTAGCAGTATCATTCTCTTATCCGATGGGCAGGACACATACACAGTAATGGGACCTGGTGGGGCCCAATCAAGGACAGATTACAACTCACTTCTTCCAAGTTCCATACAACAGAGTTTACAAATTCCAGTTCATACGTTTGGGTTTGGAGTAGACCATGATGCTGTTGCAATGCATTCAATCTCTGAAGCCTCCGGGGGAACATTTTCATTTATAGAGGTGGAGAGCGTGATTCAAGACGCATTTGCTCAGTGCATGGGAGGTCTACTCAGTGTGGTGACACAAGAACTTCTTGTGTCTGTGGAATGTGTTCACCCTACCCTGGAGCTGAGATCTATAGAAGCTGGAAGCTATTTCGTACAGCTTACAGACAATGCTAGATTAGGTCAGATTAATGTCGGGGATTTGTATGCTGAAGAAGATAAGCATTTCCTGGCCACTTTGAATATCCCCAAGGCATCAATCAATGAGATGCCGCTTCTGAAAGTAAACTGCTCCTATCGGGACCCACTTACAAATAATCCGATAAGTTTAGATGAAGTTGTGGTCAAGATTGACCGACCTGAGACACAGGGGCCTGGCCCACTTGTGGTTTCCATTGAGGTGGATAGGCAACGTAATAGGCTAAGAGCAGCGGAAGCTATGTCAGAAGCAAAATCTGTTGCTGAGGGTGGTGATCTAGCTGGCGCAATATTAATCCTCGAGAGATGTCGAGAGATGCTGTCAGCGAGCACGTCTACTCAAGCTGGGGATCCAATGACAGTAGGCCTAGGCAACGAGTTACGGGAGATTCAAGAGAGGATGTGTAATCGTCAGATATACGAGGCATCTGGAAGGGCATATGTTTTGTCGGGACTGAGTTCTCATTCTTGGCAGAGGGCAACCGCAAGAGGCGATACCACAAGCAGTACCAGTCTTTCTCAAGTTTATCAGACGACCATGATGGCTGATATGATCACTCGCTCACAGACAATGGTCTTTGGAAATGTGCCTTCTCTTCCTGTGGCGCCTCCTCGTTCACTTTCACAGCGTCTTAGTCCTCG agCCTTAGCTTATAACTTACCAAGGTGA